A single region of the Kineosporia corallincola genome encodes:
- a CDS encoding FtsK/SpoIIIE domain-containing protein gives MQLVISVATPDEPDPDQPGGGPVPPSGTPDWDVVMEVHKKTTLGALASAAAGTAGGGPALLSAPPFSPSYSPFDEPGPEETAETYTVVPYLDGVPMNPDATVEQVGLVSGERLGLNSPTPPADLDWRPAQTGVDWLEVHAVSGPDAGRVWPITFGSYGIGKAPGSWIRLTGDDLPDKGPELTVDHKGQVWLAGLGGMKLSQTGLTLADETATVEGGRLSLPEPPRDTAETAPDPRYRKALEDAAIEYAEMMKGAEGARLWPLDMDLAIGGSLLRLVRRFDADAALAPSEDEIARDFNRPPRLVPPLLQPPVKMPLPPKPPSRRQLPLLMMLSPMLIGLTFVYLFHSYYFLIITLLTPVMMLANWVQDRRSGAKQYRVDYAAYRVKRKEAEHKVFATINVERIARIQASPDPAMVGLIATGPGSRLWERRRTDPDFLVMRIGTVDQPSLLELEDPAREEVARRYRWNVPDVPIGVPVAERGVVGIVGTQEQTASITRWMVTQAATLHSPRDLRLYLLLAPAVPGAIGADPDRWGWARWLPQARPYGGQHGSPLVMFGNDPETIANRVNELSQLIKARQEARGSRMGTVLFAEPDVLVVMDGARWLRDVPGVMKILVEGPAVRVFTVAVDLMERLLPEECTAVVRADPDGLTLRQVNVPNVTEIRPDDVTERWSENVARSLSSLRDVTPDEIAGLPERVRLLELLHADPPTGEKIAGLWGRRPASTTFPLGIGFDGTINFDLVRDGPHGLIAGTTGSGKSELLQSLVSSLAAVNRPDELVFVLVDYKGGSAFHACVRLPHTLGMVTDLDEALSLRALESLGAELRRREQMLADVGAKDLPEYRALRQRAPEMAPMPRLLLVIDEFATMARETPSFVPGLVSIAQRGRSLGVHLILATQRPAGAVTADIKANTNLRIALRVTDPLESSDVIDVNDAAHISTRNPGRALARLGHRSVVPFQTAYVGSPSGPGEEEKNEEPEDVVVPPPSAERLTWNGLGRPIRIQQPPDEFAEMSLPGEESERTDLDDLVDAIRDAAERVESVQQPSPWLPALPGMLLLEDLDRADHEQGAQRVTHDNITMAPYAMADLPAMQAQHTLAFDPSRDGHLFVIGAPRAGRSQVLRTIAGGLARSNSSAAVHMYGIDAAGSALSVLTDLPHCGGVVPRTDIERLTRLIGTLGSELERRHDLQADHSVADLPELRVKMGPETAPPHIFVFVDGWDALAALLADHDGGAVYGQLQEVIREGAGVGIHMIMTSERVLLSGRVASLSENKLIMRMTDRAEMTLTGMPINRIPPMIPPGRAWRPKDTVEVQVAMLSADPTGQGQATALRAIGHQALLRDAMLPDSRRPVQIAALPSQLSFTDAFALWPKSEQKAMRGLLGLGGGGSTPLTLDFSGRAHSFVVAGPPGSGRSNVLASLGISLLATGTRLVVLTPRDSALRRLVNHQSVHLFSGPNPDADQVRNLLAPGCPPTVLLLDDVDLFGTGHPIGPVLREVAAVGRDRSVGMAFAGSAELISGTGAGWIGEAKRSRQGVLLAPQTSMEGDLLGIRLAHSQLRAAVRPGRGYTTIGAEPGKAQIIAIPLTMLK, from the coding sequence GTGCAGCTGGTGATCAGTGTCGCCACTCCCGACGAGCCAGATCCCGATCAGCCCGGCGGCGGCCCCGTGCCGCCGTCCGGCACCCCGGACTGGGACGTCGTGATGGAGGTGCACAAGAAGACCACGCTCGGGGCACTCGCCTCGGCCGCCGCCGGCACCGCCGGGGGTGGTCCGGCCCTGCTCTCCGCGCCGCCGTTCAGCCCGTCGTACTCCCCGTTCGACGAGCCGGGGCCGGAGGAGACGGCCGAGACCTACACCGTCGTCCCCTATCTCGACGGTGTCCCGATGAACCCGGACGCCACGGTCGAGCAGGTCGGCCTGGTCTCCGGCGAGCGGCTGGGCCTGAACTCCCCGACCCCGCCGGCCGACCTGGACTGGCGCCCGGCGCAGACCGGGGTGGACTGGCTGGAGGTGCACGCGGTCAGCGGTCCGGACGCCGGCCGGGTCTGGCCGATCACGTTCGGCAGCTACGGCATCGGCAAGGCCCCCGGCAGCTGGATCCGGCTGACCGGTGACGACCTGCCCGACAAGGGGCCGGAACTCACCGTCGACCACAAGGGCCAGGTCTGGCTGGCCGGCCTGGGCGGCATGAAGCTGAGCCAGACCGGACTGACCCTGGCCGACGAGACCGCGACCGTCGAGGGCGGGCGCCTCAGCCTGCCCGAGCCGCCCCGAGACACCGCCGAGACGGCCCCGGACCCGCGCTACCGCAAGGCCCTCGAGGACGCGGCGATCGAGTACGCCGAGATGATGAAGGGCGCCGAGGGTGCCCGGCTCTGGCCCCTGGACATGGACCTGGCCATCGGTGGGAGCCTGCTGCGCCTGGTCCGGCGCTTCGACGCGGACGCGGCCCTGGCCCCCTCCGAGGACGAGATCGCCCGCGACTTCAACCGCCCGCCCCGGCTGGTGCCGCCGCTGCTCCAGCCGCCGGTGAAGATGCCGCTGCCGCCCAAACCCCCGAGCCGCCGGCAGCTCCCGCTGCTGATGATGCTCTCGCCGATGCTGATCGGCCTGACCTTCGTCTACCTGTTCCACTCGTACTACTTCCTGATCATCACCCTGCTCACCCCGGTGATGATGCTGGCCAACTGGGTTCAGGACCGGCGCAGCGGCGCCAAGCAGTACCGGGTCGACTACGCCGCCTACCGGGTGAAGCGAAAAGAGGCGGAGCACAAGGTCTTCGCCACCATCAACGTGGAGCGGATCGCCCGCATCCAGGCCTCGCCCGACCCGGCGATGGTCGGCCTGATCGCGACCGGCCCGGGCAGCCGCCTGTGGGAGCGCCGCCGCACCGACCCGGACTTCCTGGTGATGCGGATCGGCACCGTCGACCAGCCCTCGCTGCTGGAGCTCGAGGACCCGGCCCGCGAGGAGGTCGCCCGGCGCTACCGCTGGAACGTGCCGGACGTGCCGATCGGCGTCCCGGTGGCCGAGCGCGGTGTGGTCGGGATCGTCGGCACCCAGGAGCAGACGGCCTCGATCACCCGCTGGATGGTCACGCAGGCCGCCACTCTGCACAGCCCCCGCGACCTGCGTCTGTACCTGCTGCTGGCCCCGGCCGTGCCGGGCGCCATCGGGGCCGACCCGGACCGCTGGGGCTGGGCCCGCTGGCTGCCGCAGGCCCGCCCGTACGGCGGCCAGCACGGTTCCCCGCTGGTCATGTTCGGCAACGACCCGGAAACCATCGCCAACCGGGTGAACGAGCTCAGCCAGCTGATCAAGGCCCGGCAGGAGGCCCGCGGTTCCCGGATGGGCACGGTCCTGTTCGCCGAGCCCGACGTGCTGGTCGTCATGGACGGCGCGCGCTGGCTGCGTGACGTACCCGGCGTGATGAAGATTCTGGTGGAAGGCCCTGCCGTCCGGGTGTTCACGGTCGCCGTGGACCTGATGGAGCGCCTCCTGCCGGAGGAGTGCACGGCCGTGGTCCGCGCCGACCCCGACGGCCTGACCCTGCGCCAGGTGAACGTCCCCAACGTCACCGAGATCCGCCCCGACGACGTCACGGAGCGGTGGAGCGAGAACGTCGCCCGGTCACTGTCCAGCCTGCGCGACGTCACGCCGGACGAGATCGCCGGTCTGCCCGAGCGGGTCCGCCTGCTCGAGCTGCTGCACGCCGACCCGCCCACCGGCGAGAAGATCGCCGGGCTCTGGGGCCGGCGCCCGGCCTCGACCACGTTCCCGCTCGGCATCGGCTTCGACGGCACCATCAACTTCGACCTGGTGCGGGACGGGCCGCACGGCCTGATCGCCGGTACCACCGGTTCCGGCAAGTCCGAGCTCCTCCAGTCGCTGGTCTCCTCGCTGGCCGCCGTGAACCGGCCCGACGAGCTGGTTTTCGTGCTTGTCGACTACAAGGGTGGTAGCGCATTCCACGCCTGTGTGCGCCTGCCGCACACCCTGGGCATGGTCACCGACCTGGACGAGGCGCTCTCGCTGCGGGCGCTGGAGTCGCTCGGCGCCGAGTTGCGCCGCCGCGAGCAGATGCTCGCCGACGTCGGCGCGAAGGACCTGCCGGAGTACCGGGCCCTGCGCCAGCGGGCCCCGGAGATGGCCCCGATGCCCCGCCTCCTGCTGGTGATCGACGAGTTCGCCACGATGGCGCGGGAGACGCCGTCCTTCGTCCCCGGTCTGGTCAGCATCGCCCAGCGGGGGCGTTCGCTCGGGGTGCATCTGATCCTGGCCACCCAGCGCCCGGCGGGCGCGGTCACCGCCGACATCAAGGCGAACACCAACCTCCGGATCGCCCTGCGGGTCACCGACCCGCTGGAGAGCTCGGACGTCATCGACGTCAACGACGCCGCGCACATCTCCACCCGCAATCCGGGACGTGCGCTGGCCCGCCTCGGGCACCGCTCGGTGGTCCCGTTCCAGACCGCCTACGTCGGTTCCCCTTCCGGTCCGGGCGAGGAGGAGAAGAACGAAGAGCCTGAGGACGTTGTCGTCCCGCCTCCCAGCGCGGAGAGGCTGACCTGGAACGGTCTCGGCCGTCCGATCCGGATCCAGCAGCCCCCGGACGAGTTCGCCGAGATGTCGCTGCCGGGCGAGGAGAGCGAGCGCACCGACCTGGACGACCTGGTCGACGCCATCCGGGACGCGGCGGAGCGGGTCGAGAGCGTGCAGCAGCCGAGCCCGTGGCTGCCCGCGCTGCCGGGCATGCTGCTGCTGGAAGACCTGGACCGGGCCGACCACGAGCAGGGCGCGCAGCGGGTCACGCACGACAACATCACCATGGCCCCCTACGCGATGGCCGACCTGCCGGCCATGCAGGCCCAGCACACGCTGGCCTTCGACCCGTCCCGGGACGGTCACCTGTTCGTCATCGGCGCCCCGCGGGCCGGCCGGTCCCAGGTGCTGCGCACCATCGCCGGTGGCCTGGCCCGGTCCAACTCCAGCGCCGCCGTGCACATGTACGGGATCGACGCGGCGGGCAGCGCGCTGAGCGTGCTCACCGACCTGCCGCACTGCGGCGGTGTGGTGCCCAGGACCGACATCGAGCGGCTGACCCGCCTGATCGGCACCCTGGGCAGCGAGCTGGAGCGCCGGCACGACCTCCAGGCCGACCACTCGGTGGCCGACCTGCCGGAGCTGCGGGTGAAGATGGGCCCGGAGACGGCCCCGCCGCACATCTTCGTCTTCGTCGACGGCTGGGACGCCCTGGCGGCGCTGCTGGCCGACCACGACGGCGGCGCCGTCTACGGCCAGCTCCAGGAGGTGATCCGGGAGGGTGCCGGTGTCGGTATCCACATGATCATGACCTCGGAGCGGGTCCTGCTCAGCGGCCGGGTCGCCTCGCTCAGCGAGAACAAGCTGATCATGCGGATGACCGACCGGGCCGAGATGACCCTCACCGGTATGCCGATCAACCGGATCCCCCCGATGATCCCGCCGGGCCGGGCCTGGCGGCCGAAGGACACCGTCGAGGTCCAGGTGGCCATGCTCTCGGCCGACCCCACGGGTCAGGGCCAGGCCACGGCGCTGCGGGCGATCGGGCACCAGGCCCTGCTGCGCGACGCGATGCTGCCCGACAGCCGCCGTCCGGTCCAGATCGCCGCCCTGCCCAGCCAGCTGTCCTTCACCGACGCCTTCGCCCTCTGGCCGAAGTCCGAGCAGAAGGCGATGCGCGGTCTGCTCGGTCTCGGCGGTGGCGGCTCCACGCCGCTCACGCTTGACTTCTCCGGCCGGGCGCACTCGTTCGTGGTGGCCGGCCCGCCCGGGTCGGGGCGCAGCAACGTGCTCGCCTCCCTGGGCATCTCGCTGCTGGCGACCGGGACCCGCCTGGTCGTGCTGACGCCGCGGGATTCCGCGCTGCGCCGTCTGGTGAACCACCAGTCGGTGCACCTGTTCTCCGGCCCCAACCCGGACGCGGACCAGGTCCGGAACCTGCTCGCCCCGGGCTGCCCGCCCACCGTGCTGCTGCTCGACGACGTCGACCTGTTCGGCACCGGGCACCCGATCGGCCCGGTCCTGCGCGAGGTGGCGGCCGTCGGCCGCGACCGCAGCGTGGGCATGGCGTTCGCCGGCTCGGCCGAGCTGATCTCCGGCACCGGCGCGGGCTGGATCGGCGAGGCCAAGCGCAGCCGTCAGGGTGTGCTGCTGGCCCCGCAGACCAGCATGGAGGGTGATCTGCTCGGAATCCGGCTGGCGCACAGCCAGTTGCGGGCCGCGGTTCGCCCCGGTCGGGGCTACACCACGATCGGCGCGGAACCGGGCAAGGCGCAGATCATCGCGATTCCGCTGACGATGCTCAAGTGA